AAAAAGCTTCCTATGACCGCCCCCATTAAAAAAACAGTTAAATAAATCACGCTCTATTATCCTTCGTTATTTGGCTATCTCTATGAAATATAACAAAATATCTTGTATCCAGCAAGAAAGGTAAAGGAAGGATTCCAATGAATGGTCAAAAATGTTATATTATCTTCGCTATTTTTAAAAATAAACGTTACCTTCAGCCGCGTCTTACAACTATGAGTGAGTATGAACTCTGACCTATTTTCTCCATTTAAGATCATCGATACGACCGCGGATATCGGGTTGATCGCCTTCGGAACGTCCTTAATGGCGTTGTTTGAAAATGCCGGAAAAGGTCTCTTTTCCCTGATTGCAGACCTTAACCGGGTCGAACCTCGTTTTACTTATCCGGTCCATTCAAAAGCTTCCGGATTAAAGGTTCAGGACCCCGAAGGACTTTTAGTTGAATGGCTCAATGAATTGATTTATATTCATCAAACGCGCAATGTTCTTGGCAAGATTTGCCACCTGACCTCGATCGAGCTGGAGTTAAGAGGATATTTTTTAGGAGAACCGATCGATTGGTCTAAACATGAATTAAAATTCGACATTAAGGCAGCAACTTTTCACCGGCTTTATATCAAAAAAACCGCTTCTTCCCTTTACGAAGGACAGGTTATCTTTGATATTTAATAGAAGAGAAGCAGATGGCTCTGCCAGTGACGGATTGGGGAATGGTCGACATTAGACCGAGACGGACTTAGGAATGGTCGTAGTTAGACCGAGCTTAACGCGGGGCGAGGGGGCATTGGATGACTATTCAACTTAAAAAACTAGACCCCTATCGTTATGAAATTCCAATCGGCTCCGTTCCTGGAATGAATGTCCCTGGCTTAATTTTTTCAGACAGCGTTTTATTAAAGGATATTCAAAACGATCAATCGATTGAGCAGGTCGCCAATACGGCTTGTTTGCCGGGAATCGTTAAAGCGGCCCTTGCGATGCCGGATATCCATTGCGGTTACGGCTTCCCCATCGGCGGGGTCGTTGCTACCGACGCAAATCATGGAGCGATTTCTCCGGGAGGGGTTGGATTCGATATCAACTGCGGCGTAAGGCTCGTTAAAACAGCTTTATCCAAACAAGCGGTCGACGCCAAAATGGAGTCTCTGATCGGGATGTTGTCCAGGGACATCCCAACCGGGACGGGCTCCTTTGGAGACGTTTCCCTGACCGAATCGGATTATGAAAAAATCTTCAGGACCGGCGCCGGGTGGAGTATTCAACAAGGGTTTGGACGACCGGAAGATTTGGACACTATCGAA
The window above is part of the Nitrospirota bacterium genome. Proteins encoded here:
- a CDS encoding archease gives rise to the protein MNSDLFSPFKIIDTTADIGLIAFGTSLMALFENAGKGLFSLIADLNRVEPRFTYPVHSKASGLKVQDPEGLLVEWLNELIYIHQTRNVLGKICHLTSIELELRGYFLGEPIDWSKHELKFDIKAATFHRLYIKKTASSLYEGQVIFDI